The nucleotide sequence GGGAACCGGCGGTACGCAAAGCCGGCGCGCTTTTTCTTGCGGATCGCCGCAGGAAAGAGTTCGGCTTCGGTGTTGTAATTGAACGCAGCCATGATCTCGGCCTTCTTGATTTGGGATTCGATGGAAACAACGCCGGAGTGCGGCCTCCCGGGGAGCGCCGCTCGGCACGTGTCATTCATTCCAGAACAGACTCTAATATAGGCCTTTTTTCGCCAATTGCGACCTGTCATACGCCCTATGATGAATGGCATGACGCAATCGCATGCGGACCGAATAAGTGCTTGAATTTCAATGCACTAGCGGGTGCTCAAAGTTGCGCCGCAGGGTCCGCCGGTTCGCGCGGCGACCGATTGGTTTTGCGGGGGCGGATTTTACCGGATTTTGTCCGGCAAACGCACGACCACGAATACCCTCAGAACTGCGCGCCGGACGCGCTACTGGATCGCTTCGGTCATGATTTCGTCGGCGATCGACACGACCTTGAGCGGCGAGAGATAAGACTCGATGTGGGTGGCGGGATCGGCGGCGATCTCGATCTTGCGCACCGGGGCCTGCTCCATCACGCCGCTGACGCCGCGGCGGACGCCGTACTGCCAGACCTGGAGCGCGCCGGCGCTGCGCAGCGCCTTTTCCACGGCATCGGGGGTCTTGCCCGGCATTTGCGCCAGTTCGGCCTTGGTGAGGCCGATCACGATTTCGTTTTGCGGCGAGACGACTTTGAACAGGGTCACTCTGCCGACGGCGAAGGCGGGGTGCGACACCACGGCCTCGACAAGAAGGCCTGCAAGGCCGAGAGCCAGCACGGTCTGGCGCGATCTGGTGGACATCACGAATTCCTTGGCGGGAAAGTTGTCTGGAAGCGTTTTTTGTTGGCCGTTTCGTGTCGTTCGTATGCGAACGAGAAGCGACAGATAGGGTCCGCGTGGCCTTTGACAAGCCGCACGGATCTAAATTTTCTGGAAAGAAAGACGAGTTTACTCGGGCAGAAGTTTCAATGCCGCGGAATTGATGCAGTAACGCAATCCCGTCGGCCCCGGACCGTCCGGGAAGACGTGGCCGAGGTGGCCCTGGCATTTCGAGCACAGCACTTCGGTGCGCACCATGCCGTGGGTCACGTCGCGCTCCTCGGCGATGCTGCCCTCTGTGGCGGGCGCAGAGAATGCCGGCCAGCCGCAGCCGGAATCGAACTTGTCATCCGACGTAAACAGCGATTGACCGCACCCGGCGCAGACATAGGTGCCCGGATCGAACGAATGATCGTACTCGCCGCTGAATGGCCGCTCCGTCGCCTTCTCGCGCAGCACGGCGTACTGCATCGGCGTCAATTCCTTGCGCCACTCGCTGTCGGACTTCTCGATGGCGCCGGAGCCGGTCTTCGTTTTGATGTCGGTCACTCGCTAGCTCTTTCGCTGGTTCTCACATCAAAGCGGCGAACCTGTTTCCGGTCCGCCGCCTTGAGTCTGGGTCGTCAACGCCGTGTGACAGGCGTTCAGTTGCTCGCTTTGGCCGCGCGCACCAGCGCGGGCTTCTCGCGATAGTTCTCGGCGAAGATCTTCTTCAGGCTCTCGATCTTCGGCAAATCGTTGAACACAATATAGGGCTGGTTGGGGTGCCGCGTCAGGTAGTCCTGATGATAATCTTCCGCCGCATAGAAGCCCTGCAACGGTTCGAGCGTGGTGGCGATCGACTTCTTGTAGACCTTCGCGCCGTTGAGCTGCGCGATGTAGTCCTGAACCAGCTTGCGCTCGGCCGGGTCCGACGTGAAGATCGTGGAACGATACTGCGTGCCGGTGTCCGGGCCCTGGCGGTTGAGCTGGGTCGGATCGTGCACCACCGAGAAGTAGATCTGCAGCAGCCTGCCGAGCGTCACCTGCTTCGGATCGTAGGTGATCTGCACGGCTTCGGCGTGGCCGGTGGTGCCGCGCCCGATCGCTTCGTAGTTCGCTGTCGAGGCCTTGCCGCCCGCATAACCCGACACCGCGTTGGTGACGCCCTTGGTGTGCTGGTAGACGCCCTGCACGCCCCAGAAACAGCCGCCCGCGAGTACGAAAGTCTTCAGGCCCTCGGCGGGCGCGATGTCGGCGGCCGGCGGCGGAATGATGAAGGCTTCCTCGGAGGCGCGGGAGGGCGCGGTGAACCAGCCGAGCGCCAGCACGCCGGCGGCGGTCAGGGCAAGAGCGATGCGGCGGAACTGGGTGCGATCCATGATGGTCCTCTTCGTCGGCAGGGCGTTTCCGCCAGTGCCCTAGATACGCGGATAAGACCCCGCCGTTACGGCAAAATTCCACACAAAAATGTGAACCTGACGCCTGATTTTCCGCGCCCGCCCGGCGATGGAACGCGCGCCATCGGGGCGCGTTGGCTCTGACGTTACGCAATGCATTGCCAGGCCAGACATTTCCATCGGGGTCTTTCCAATGGCCGACATCGACATTCGCAAAGGCATGCCGTCGGCGCAGATATCGAAAGACGAATTCGCCAGACGCTACCGCGCGCGCTTTGCCGATCCGGCGTTCGCACCGCTGGAGCGGGAAATCTCGGCGATCATCGACGCGGCATGGGATGGCTATGACCATTCGCGTAAAGCACCGGGCACGCGGAAAGCCGGTCCGGGCTTTTCCGATCCCGATTACGATCTCTCGCTCGACTGGCTCGCGGCGCGTGACGAAATCCATGCCGCGCAGCGCCGCCACGACGATCCGAACGAGACCCCGCGCATTCTCCTCATCAACGGCTCCTCGCGCAGCGAGCATACCTGTCCCGGCGAGATGTCGAAGACCTGGCGTCTGGTGAAATTCGCGCAACCGGAATTCGAGGAGCGGGGGCTCGCGGTCGATATCCTCGACCTGTCGCGGCTGACGTCCGAATTCGGCCGCGCGATTCATCCGTGCAAGGCCTGCGTCTCGACCGCAATGCCGCTGTGTCATTGGCCATGCAGTTGCTACCCGAACTATGCGCTGGGCCAGACCGGCGACTGGATGAACGAGATCTATCCGCTGTGGGTCGCGGCGCACGGCATCATGATCGTGACGCCGGTGAACTGGTATCACGCGCCGGCCGGCCTGAAGGCGATGATCGACCGGCTGGTCTGCGCCGACGGCGGCAATCCCGATCCGACCACGACGCACGGCAAGAAGCCGGCGGAAGCCAAGGCGCTCGAGTTGAAGGGCTGGCATTATCCACGGCATCTCGACGGCCGTCACTTCGCGGTGGTGGTGCATGGCGACACCGTCGGCGCCGAAACGCTGCGGCGCACGCTGTGCGACTGGCTGACCGACATGTCGCTGGTGTCCGCGAGCCGCACCGCCGAGCACGACGGCTACATCGGCTACTTCGAGCCTTACGCGACATCGCATCAGGCGCTCGACAAGAACGAGGACTTTCAGGAGGAAACCCGCAATGCCGCCCGCGCGCTGGCGAACGCCGTGAAGCTCGCCCGCGCCGGAGAATATCAGCGGCCGGACGACGATCTGGAAGACCCCAATCCGAAGTGAGGCGAGGAGAACCGTTCAGGCCTCCGCGCGTTATCCCGCGCATGCGCCGGGTGACAACCGGCCGCAACGGGGATGATGGACGCAGCTGATTTTGCCGGTTTCTGGCTGCGGCACCAACGCATCGGTACGCGTTTTGTCTAACCCGTTCCCGGCGTGTGCGCTTCCTCTCCGATTCGATTTTCAAACAGCCACGTTCAATAGCCGCGCAGGAAGGCTTCCCCTCGCACACTTCTCCGGGTCGTCCCCGCGAAGGCGGGGACCCATACTCCCTGAGTTGTCGATTTGAGGGAGATGTCGGAGCAGTGTTCTCGCCACCATTATGATGTTCGGTGGTTATGGGTCCCCGCCTGCGCGGGGACGACATTGAGTGTGATGCGACAGCGTGGGTCACTTCGACTTCATTCAAATTTCAAACAGCCACACACATCCGTTCCCGCGCGCCGAATTGCGCGGGTTGGGCTTTGGCTCACCCCTCGAAAGCGCGCGCGAGGCCTGCCTCGTTCGCGCCCTCATAAAATGAGGGGAGATGGAGCGCCGCCAGGCGCAACATCGTTGTCGTCGCTCGATCGTTCGCCGCTTGCGACGGCGGCAAACAAAAGAGCGCATCGCCTTGCGGCGCTCCATCGACGCTGCGTGCGGACGCCTCCGAAGAGGCCGCGAACCGCAGCGCGCGGATTCTCGCCACAGCGAACGCTGCGGCAACCATCCGCTGCGGCGTCTCAGGCGTAGGGACCGTACTTCCGGGTGAGGATGGGGGAGCAACTCGACCCCTGATCCGGACGGCTTTCGCCGCCTTCGTCCTCACCGCGTCCAGCCGCGAACGGCAGAGCCACGTAGTTGGCCCGGACGGTGACCCTCAGCCTCCCGGACGTGTGGGTGCGAACCACGCGCGCGGGCGCCGCGCTTCATTCCACTTCAAGAACGCCTCTAGAAGCGCCCCTCATGAATGGAGCAATAGGAATATAGGCCTATGATGGGGATATGTCAATCAGCTAACTTCAGTTGTGATTTTACTTTTGATTCGAGGCCCGCCATTGGAAACTGAACGACCGAACCTGCCTGTTCGAAGATAGCGTGACGGAAAACAGCTTTTAGTTCTGGACTAGGATTTTCCCTAACCGCTTTAACTGCGAAAAAAAGATCGGTTGTTCTAACAAGGCGCGCACCGTTTCGCTGTGCCGCCGTAGCGACCTTAGCAGTAAAAAAATCCCCTCTTTCTTCTAACGGCTTCAGCCTGAAAGCGTTTCCAAAGAGCACGCCTAAAGCGTGTTCCGATACTTCATCTCTTTCAAAATCCTCGCTGATGTTTCGCTCCAATTGCGACATCTTATCTATGTTAATCGCTTTGCCATCCTTGCCTTCAATCTCGCCAAGGAACCGGTTTCCGTCCGCTGTGAAAATGACGTCGAATTCGCTTTCGCCATCGCTCAAGGCGCTGACTTCAAATCCCAATTCGGTCAATGCGGCGCGAACTATTGCTTCCAGCGATTTTCCTTGGTCATAAAGAAGGGATTTTAGTTCTTTGTACTGATCTAATTCATCCAGTTGTTTGTCATGTTCTGTTTGTAGGTTTGCGATCTCGTTTGAGATTTCGCTTATCCGTTTTTCGAGTGCGTCCTCTGCAGGC is from Afipia massiliensis and encodes:
- the msrB gene encoding peptide-methionine (R)-S-oxide reductase MsrB, whose product is MTDIKTKTGSGAIEKSDSEWRKELTPMQYAVLREKATERPFSGEYDHSFDPGTYVCAGCGQSLFTSDDKFDSGCGWPAFSAPATEGSIAEERDVTHGMVRTEVLCSKCQGHLGHVFPDGPGPTGLRYCINSAALKLLPE
- the msrA gene encoding peptide-methionine (S)-S-oxide reductase MsrA translates to MDRTQFRRIALALTAAGVLALGWFTAPSRASEEAFIIPPPAADIAPAEGLKTFVLAGGCFWGVQGVYQHTKGVTNAVSGYAGGKASTANYEAIGRGTTGHAEAVQITYDPKQVTLGRLLQIYFSVVHDPTQLNRQGPDTGTQYRSTIFTSDPAERKLVQDYIAQLNGAKVYKKSIATTLEPLQGFYAAEDYHQDYLTRHPNQPYIVFNDLPKIESLKKIFAENYREKPALVRAAKASN
- a CDS encoding flavodoxin family protein, with the translated sequence MADIDIRKGMPSAQISKDEFARRYRARFADPAFAPLEREISAIIDAAWDGYDHSRKAPGTRKAGPGFSDPDYDLSLDWLAARDEIHAAQRRHDDPNETPRILLINGSSRSEHTCPGEMSKTWRLVKFAQPEFEERGLAVDILDLSRLTSEFGRAIHPCKACVSTAMPLCHWPCSCYPNYALGQTGDWMNEIYPLWVAAHGIMIVTPVNWYHAPAGLKAMIDRLVCADGGNPDPTTTHGKKPAEAKALELKGWHYPRHLDGRHFAVVVHGDTVGAETLRRTLCDWLTDMSLVSASRTAEHDGYIGYFEPYATSHQALDKNEDFQEETRNAARALANAVKLARAGEYQRPDDDLEDPNPK